The region TCAATCATTTGATGAATACTTAATTGAGCTTCAAAAGCTTTTCCCAGAGCATGAGATTTCCCACGTTCAGAGTAATGTTGAAGGAGAATTGGTTGGTATGATTCAGGCAGCAGGAGAATCTTCGGCAGGTGTTATTTTAAATGCTGCGGCATACACACATACATCGATTGCAATGGCGGATGCGATATCTGGAATTCAAAAGCCAGTTGTAGAAGTGCATATTTCCAATGTGTTTTCTAGAGAGGATTACAGGCACGTTTCGTATATAACTCCCGTATGTAAAGGGAGTATTGCTGGTTTTGGATTAGATTCTTATCGATTAGCGGTATTGAGTTTGTCGAACGACAAAGCTTAATTATCCAACTCTGAAAACTTCTTTTTTCTCTTAATAAAGTGATCAAATACGATACTCTTAGAGTAGATCGCAGTTATTCCACTTATCGATTGATCGATGCGTTTGTTTTTATATTCGAAAAACATACCGTAGAAAGAGAAATGAGCTTTGATTACCGCGATGCAATCTTTGAAATCGCCTTCCGCAATAAACTTAATACCCGCTATGCCATCTAAAAATA is a window of Flavobacteriales bacterium DNA encoding:
- a CDS encoding 3-dehydroquinate dehydratase, with amino-acid sequence MKISIINGPNLNLLGKREKSIYGDQSFDEYLIELQKLFPEHEISHVQSNVEGELVGMIQAAGESSAGVILNAAAYTHTSIAMADAISGIQKPVVEVHISNVFSREDYRHVSYITPVCKGSIAGFGLDSYRLAVLSLSNDKA